Proteins from one Larimichthys crocea isolate SSNF chromosome XX, L_crocea_2.0, whole genome shotgun sequence genomic window:
- the chka gene encoding choline kinase alpha isoform X2, with protein sequence MHREIRHLSNPPASLTPQLILGPLNQIFLFYLRFCFYFIFAKLKMKTKFINGVSSSPSMSLGLLVTENALQVQPDTVEEEESCKEQLIRPDDQPDSDTRAKAYLWCREFLHGAWKSLSEEDFQITVIRGGLSNKLFLCSLPDGAQSVGDEPRSVLLRLYGAILQGAEAMVLESVMFAILAERELGPKLYGIFPQGRLEQYVPSRKLDTCELSDPSISVEVAEKMAKFHRMRMPFNKEPKWLFGTMDKYLSQVMRLNFTRESHLRRFNRLLSYNLPQEMDMLKSLLDSTHSPVVFCHNDCQEGNILLLKGRQSSDKQKLMLIDFEYSSYNYRGFDIGNHFCEWMYDYNCDEFPFFKVDAQAYPSKAQQLVFIESYLREFDTGFDNLSEEDQMKVKEDLYVEVNRFALASHFFWGLWSIIQARLSTIQFGYLEYAKARFDAYFQQKKIWAV encoded by the exons ATGCACCGAGAGATCCGACATTTATCAAATCCTCCTGCGTCACTGACACCTCAGCTCATTTTGGGCcctttaaatcagatttttttattttatttacgcttttgtttttattttatttttgcaaagctgaaaatgaaaaccaaatTCATCAACGGGGTTTCTTCTTCCCCCTCCATGTCTCTGGGTCTGCTGGTGACCGAGAACGCCCTCCAGGTCCAGCCCGACaccgtggaggaggaggagagctgcaAGGAGCAGCTCATCCGCCCCGACGACCAGCCCGACTCGGACACCCGCGCCAAGGCTTACCTGTGGTGCAGGGAGTTCCTCCACGGAGCCTGGAAGAGCCTGTCCGAGGAGGACTTCCAGATCACCGTCATAAG GGGTGGTCTGAGCAACAAGCTCTTCCTGTGCAGCCTCCCCGACGGCGCCCAGTCTGTCGGGGACGAGCCGAGGAGCGTCCTGCTGCGCCTCTATGGGGCCATCCTGCAG GGGGCGGAGGCCATGGTCTTGGAGAGTGTGATGTTTGCCATCTTGGCGGAGAGGGAGCTGGGACCTAAACTCTACGGTATCTTCCCTCAGGGCCGACTGGAGCAGTACGTCCCT AGCCGTAAACTGGACACCTGTGAGCTGAGCGACCCCAGTATCTCAGTGGAGGTTGCAGAGAAGATGGCCAAGTTTCACAGGATGAGGATGCCCTTCAACAAGGAACCCAAGTGGCTGTTTGGAACCATGGACAA GTACTTGAGCCAAGTCATGAGGCTGAACTTCACCAGGGAGTCCCACCTGCGTCGCTTCAACCGTCTGCTCAGCTACAACCTCCCGCAGGAGATGGATATGCTCAa GTCTCTGCTGGATTCGACTCACTCTCCTGTCGTGTTCTGCCACAACGACTGCCAAGaag GAAACATTTTGCTGCTGAAGGGTCGTCAGAGCTCAGACAAACAGAAGCTGATGCTTATTGATTTTGAGTACAGCAGCTACAATTACAG AGGATTCGATATTGGAAACCATTTCTGCGAATGGATGTACGATTACAACTGTGACGAGTTTCCCTTCTTCAAGGTCGACGCCCAGGCGTACCCTTCAAAGGCGCAGCAG CTCGTCTTCATCGAAAGCTACCTGCGCGAGTTCGACACCGGGTTCGACAACCTGAGCGAGGAGGACCAGATGAAAGTGAAGGAGGATTTGTACGTGGAGGTCAACAG GTTCGCTCTGGCGTCACACTTCTTCTGGGGCTTGTGGTCCATCATCCAGGCCCGGCTCTCCACCATCCAGTTTGGATACCTG GAGTACGCCAAGGCCCGATTTGACGCCTACTTCCAGCAGAAGAAGATCTGGGCTGTCTAA
- the chka gene encoding choline kinase alpha isoform X1 — protein MHREIRHLSNPPASLTPQLILGPLNQIFLFYLRFCFYFIFAKLKMKTKFINGVSSSPSMSLGLLVTENALQVQPDTVEEEESCKEQLIRPDDQPDSDTRAKAYLWCREFLHGAWKSLSEEDFQITVIRGGLSNKLFLCSLPDGAQSVGDEPRSVLLRLYGAILQMSCNKGDSRQSNKENQFQGAEAMVLESVMFAILAERELGPKLYGIFPQGRLEQYVPSRKLDTCELSDPSISVEVAEKMAKFHRMRMPFNKEPKWLFGTMDKYLSQVMRLNFTRESHLRRFNRLLSYNLPQEMDMLKSLLDSTHSPVVFCHNDCQEGNILLLKGRQSSDKQKLMLIDFEYSSYNYRGFDIGNHFCEWMYDYNCDEFPFFKVDAQAYPSKAQQLVFIESYLREFDTGFDNLSEEDQMKVKEDLYVEVNRFALASHFFWGLWSIIQARLSTIQFGYLEYAKARFDAYFQQKKIWAV, from the exons ATGCACCGAGAGATCCGACATTTATCAAATCCTCCTGCGTCACTGACACCTCAGCTCATTTTGGGCcctttaaatcagatttttttattttatttacgcttttgtttttattttatttttgcaaagctgaaaatgaaaaccaaatTCATCAACGGGGTTTCTTCTTCCCCCTCCATGTCTCTGGGTCTGCTGGTGACCGAGAACGCCCTCCAGGTCCAGCCCGACaccgtggaggaggaggagagctgcaAGGAGCAGCTCATCCGCCCCGACGACCAGCCCGACTCGGACACCCGCGCCAAGGCTTACCTGTGGTGCAGGGAGTTCCTCCACGGAGCCTGGAAGAGCCTGTCCGAGGAGGACTTCCAGATCACCGTCATAAG GGGTGGTCTGAGCAACAAGCTCTTCCTGTGCAGCCTCCCCGACGGCGCCCAGTCTGTCGGGGACGAGCCGAGGAGCGTCCTGCTGCGCCTCTATGGGGCCATCCTGCAG ATGTCCTGTAATAAAGGAGATTCCCGACAGTCAAACAAAGAGAATCAATTCCAA GGGGCGGAGGCCATGGTCTTGGAGAGTGTGATGTTTGCCATCTTGGCGGAGAGGGAGCTGGGACCTAAACTCTACGGTATCTTCCCTCAGGGCCGACTGGAGCAGTACGTCCCT AGCCGTAAACTGGACACCTGTGAGCTGAGCGACCCCAGTATCTCAGTGGAGGTTGCAGAGAAGATGGCCAAGTTTCACAGGATGAGGATGCCCTTCAACAAGGAACCCAAGTGGCTGTTTGGAACCATGGACAA GTACTTGAGCCAAGTCATGAGGCTGAACTTCACCAGGGAGTCCCACCTGCGTCGCTTCAACCGTCTGCTCAGCTACAACCTCCCGCAGGAGATGGATATGCTCAa GTCTCTGCTGGATTCGACTCACTCTCCTGTCGTGTTCTGCCACAACGACTGCCAAGaag GAAACATTTTGCTGCTGAAGGGTCGTCAGAGCTCAGACAAACAGAAGCTGATGCTTATTGATTTTGAGTACAGCAGCTACAATTACAG AGGATTCGATATTGGAAACCATTTCTGCGAATGGATGTACGATTACAACTGTGACGAGTTTCCCTTCTTCAAGGTCGACGCCCAGGCGTACCCTTCAAAGGCGCAGCAG CTCGTCTTCATCGAAAGCTACCTGCGCGAGTTCGACACCGGGTTCGACAACCTGAGCGAGGAGGACCAGATGAAAGTGAAGGAGGATTTGTACGTGGAGGTCAACAG GTTCGCTCTGGCGTCACACTTCTTCTGGGGCTTGTGGTCCATCATCCAGGCCCGGCTCTCCACCATCCAGTTTGGATACCTG GAGTACGCCAAGGCCCGATTTGACGCCTACTTCCAGCAGAAGAAGATCTGGGCTGTCTAA